A genomic window from Camelina sativa cultivar DH55 chromosome 2, Cs, whole genome shotgun sequence includes:
- the LOC104753515 gene encoding uncharacterized protein LOC104753515: MSLHLSRLSRLRLGKPVFVRSCLLHSKGFSTFLLQTSPCFVYGAEPCGPRNADLGKLIIYKANEYDSHHLEKKVPMELVDRKAMVTIGSSHGWVATLKDDGIVRLQDDLNPAASDTNPKRIPLPPLVTLPHCQTKLVTNVAMSTSSPEDEDCVVAVKFLGPQLSLCRPAQANSKWTNIRIEPPCFYSSPVMYSKKHDMFRIPGSGGHLIGSWDLHKHKHNPKIQRLRFKNFPELTKFKRELLGSCCTSQHLVESRTTGETFLVKWYRKATSGGDLKMKTKALMVFKLDEQGSAVYTEDIGDLVIFLSKSEPFCVNGSSFPGLCSNQVHTFDIDESALVDLEDSSIISWVDAFGSPYFIPPQKIDS; the protein is encoded by the coding sequence ATGTCTCTCCATCTCAGCCGGCTCTCGAGGCTCCGCCTTGGGAAACCTGTGTTTGTAAGATCTTGTCTTCTTCACTCTAAGGGCTTCTCAACTTTTTTGCTGCAAACCTCTCCTTGTTTCGTCTACGGCGCTGAGCCTTGTGGACCAAGAAACGCGGATCTCGGAAAACTCATCATTTACAAAGCTAATGAATACGACAGCCAtcatttggaaaagaaagttcCAATGGAGTTGGTGGATAGAAAGGCCATGGTAACGATCGGGTCATCTCATGGTTGGGTAGCTACTTTGAAGGATGACGGAATAGTGCGTCTCCAAGACGATTTAAACCCGGCTGCATCTGATACAAATCCCAAACGCATTCCTCTGCCTCCTCTTGTGACTCTGCCTCATTGCCAAACCAAACTTGTCACCAACGTGGCCATGTCCACTTCTTCTCCTGAGGATGAAGACTGTGTTGTGGCTGTCAAGTTCTTGGGACCTCAGCTCAGCTTATGTAGACCAGCTCAAGCTAACTCCAAGTGGACCAACATCAGAATCGAACCCCCCTGCTTCTACTCCTCCCCTGTTATGTATTCCAAGAAACATGACATGTTTCGCATTCCCGGATCTGGAGGCCACCTCATTGGATCATGGGATCTACACAAACACAAGCACAATCCCAAGATTCAGAGGTTGCGATTTAAAAACTTTCCCGAGCTGACAAAGTTCAAACGGGAACTTCTTGGTTCGTGCTGCACGAGCCAACACTTGGTGGAGTCAAGAACCACAGGTGAGACTTTCTTGGTTAAGTGGTATAGGAAGGCCACCTCCGGTGGagatttgaaaatgaaaacaaaagctTTGATGGTCTTCAAGCTAGACGAACAAGGGAGCGCCGTTTACACTGAAGACATCGGAGATCTCGTCATTTTCCTCTCAAAGTCGGAACCTTTCTGTGTCAATGGTAGCTCCTTTCCTGGCCTGTGCTCTAACCAAGTCCACACCTTTGATATCGACGAAAGCGCACTTGTAGATCTGGAGGATTCCTCCATCATTAGTTGGGTTGATGCATTCGGGTCCCCTTACTTTATTCCACCTCAAAAAATTGACTCCTAG